The genomic region TATCTAGCGAAATCTAACTTAGGTGCCAGGCACCTAAGTTACCATACTGGGACCACCTCGCTTCTTCGAGAGTCCCTCAATACCATTCTGGCGGTACTGCATCTTCCAGATAGCTATGTGACTTGGGTTTTTCATTCCTAACTCATTGGCTATCTCTACGTAGGACTTCTCGCTGCTTTCATGCATTTTTAATGCTTGCAGCTTAAATTATTTCTGTGTTTTCTTCTTTCCTGTGACATAAACAAACCCCCAAATGTTAGATTTTTTGGTTCAACTTTTGGGGGTCACTCTAGCACCGCTAAACAATCGCTCGCCAGCGCATTGGTAATACTTGGGTTACCTTCTCAGCCCTTCCCTGCATTGACATTCTCGGTTTTTTGCTCTAACGTTTGCTCAAACAAATTATTAAGGTTAAAAGTGGGCACGATAATTGGAGTGCTGCCGTCCACTGCAGAAACAAAGGACAATATACTCCTTGCATACGGCAACAAAATTGAAGCTCCTATCACATGCAAAGCATTCGAATCTCCATATCCTTTTTCTTCATAACTATCTTTTATCTCAAAAGTACCTGCAAGTACAATATTACCTTGAGCAGCTCCTTCAAGGTTTAAACTCAATACAATTCGTCGCAATTGTTGATTATTCTCATTCACTTGTTCTTCTATTCCAAGAGAAAAATTTATTTCCTTTTCTGCAGTGTCTTTTTTTTCATAAGCAATGCTTAGTAACTGATACTCCAAAAAATTAGCTACTGACTCTTCCATTACTTTTCCTCTTAGCTCGCATTAGGAACCGTCTGTAAGATTCCTGTATTAGTCTTTTCAGATTTTGTCTTCCAACCATGATTCGCAAGGCTCCTACGTGCTTCCTGCTCATAAGGCATCTGAACGTTAACATTAATTGTTTTTTATCCTTGCTTTTTGCCAAGCTCTGCAGAAAGAAACTGAGAACACAACGAGTTTAGGGATATTCCCTCACTCTCGGCGCAAAGTACGAGGTCACGATGCATAGTCCTGGATACCCTAAGCAGAATTTTCCCATTGTAGTCTTTACTATATATATCAGTAGTGCCAGGATATTTCTGATGATCTTCAAAATAAACTTCAAGCCAAGCAATCTTTGCCTCTTCTCCATCACTCAAAGCTTCTTGCGGTGTTGAACCAATACCAGTGCACCCCGGCAAATCAGGATATTCACAAATCCAGTCCACACTTCCGTCCTGATTTATGAACGGGAATAGCCTG from Synergistaceae bacterium harbors:
- a CDS encoding helix-turn-helix domain-containing protein, with translation MHESSEKSYVEIANELGMKNPSHIAIWKMQYRQNGIEGLSKKRGGPSMVT
- a CDS encoding type II toxin-antitoxin system HicB family antitoxin, with amino-acid sequence MKNDYPSRLFPFINQDGSVDWICEYPDLPGCTGIGSTPQEALSDGEEAKIAWLEVYFEDHQKYPGTTDIYSKDYNGKILLRVSRTMHRDLVLCAESEGISLNSLCSQFLSAELGKKQG